A single Spirochaetae bacterium HGW-Spirochaetae-1 DNA region contains:
- a CDS encoding MFS transporter: MHDIKKYRWIIFSILALAYLLVYFHRLCAAVVAVDIMRDLQAGGTIIGLLAAAYFYPYALMQLPAGLLSDSLGPRRTITIFFLIAFIGSIVLSMAPDVFTAIAGRTLVGIGVSMLFVPTMKILAEWFEARDFALMTGILIAVGGVGTLVATSPLAWLSSAVGWRNSFLIVGFLTLLITILVFVIVRDRPADMGLEAIRHDNAADTEKIPLLRGVKMVLTNGHFWPLAVWFFFTSAIFFSFGGIWGGPYLMQIYGVSKAGAGSILSMLALGMIVGSPAHSYISDRVMKGRKAVMMVSSVFTLLIIGIMTIYIDGLSVPLLYILCFFMGMFSNAIVVIGFTSAKELFPVSIAGTATGLINLFPFAGGAVFQPVLGYVLESQGKINGIFTASGYQKAFMILTLCGIIALAASFFLKETLENTTAAKGPEPQ, encoded by the coding sequence ATGCATGATATAAAGAAATACCGATGGATAATATTTTCCATTCTGGCCCTGGCCTATCTTCTGGTATATTTTCACCGGCTCTGCGCCGCCGTGGTGGCCGTGGACATCATGCGGGATCTCCAGGCCGGGGGGACCATTATCGGGCTTCTGGCCGCGGCTTACTTCTATCCCTATGCGCTCATGCAGCTTCCTGCCGGTCTTCTCTCCGATTCGCTGGGGCCGCGGAGAACCATCACCATCTTCTTTTTGATCGCCTTTATCGGATCCATAGTTCTTTCCATGGCACCCGACGTTTTCACCGCTATTGCCGGCCGGACTCTGGTAGGTATTGGCGTATCCATGCTCTTCGTTCCTACCATGAAGATTCTGGCGGAATGGTTTGAGGCCCGGGATTTCGCCCTCATGACGGGAATTCTCATCGCCGTGGGCGGAGTTGGTACGCTGGTGGCCACATCACCCCTGGCATGGCTCAGCAGCGCCGTGGGATGGCGCAACAGTTTTTTAATTGTTGGATTTTTAACGCTGCTCATCACCATCCTGGTTTTTGTCATTGTGAGGGACCGGCCCGCCGATATGGGGCTTGAGGCCATTCGTCACGATAACGCTGCGGATACGGAGAAAATCCCTCTGTTGCGCGGAGTGAAAATGGTCCTGACAAACGGTCATTTCTGGCCCCTTGCAGTATGGTTCTTTTTTACATCGGCAATATTTTTTTCCTTCGGGGGAATATGGGGCGGTCCCTATCTCATGCAGATCTACGGCGTGTCCAAGGCAGGAGCGGGTAGTATTCTCTCCATGCTGGCCCTGGGAATGATCGTGGGCAGCCCGGCACACAGTTATATTTCCGACAGGGTAATGAAGGGACGGAAAGCCGTAATGATGGTATCATCGGTTTTTACGCTGTTGATCATCGGCATTATGACTATCTATATCGACGGGCTTTCAGTTCCTCTTCTATATATATTGTGTTTTTTCATGGGGATGTTCAGCAATGCCATTGTGGTTATAGGTTTTACCTCGGCCAAGGAGCTTTTCCCGGTGAGTATCGCCGGCACTGCCACGGGCCTCATCAACCTTTTTCCCTTTGCCGGCGGAGCCGTGTTCCAGCCTGTGCTGGGTTATGTGCTGGAGAGTCAGGGCAAAATTAACGGCATCTTTACAGCCTCGGGATATCAGAAGGCCTTTATGATCTTAACCCTTTGCGGAATTATCGCCCTTGCGGCCAGTTTTTTTCTGAAGGAAACGCTGGAAAATACCACGGCAGCAAAGGGGCCTGAACCGCAATAA
- a CDS encoding sodium:proline symporter, which yields MTIVITTFLIFLLAFILIGIASTYKSKKTTEDYLIASRNIHPVLASLSAAATNTSGYMFIGLIGFTYHYGLSSIWVTIGWICGDYIMWHLVYRKLRERSESLQTQTVPGFIGSTVKGIDSVIVTAAGLITLVLLAVYASAQLKAGSKALYVLFGWDYSTGAIIGSVIVLIYCIAGGIRASIWTDAAQAIVMIISMSILLGTAMGAVGGPLSLYNALLKIDPALVTLFPGNLKFGPGLYVLGWFAAGIGVVGQPHMQIRTMSIRSPRHIKRARRTYFAWYIPFSAAAVGVGLYSRVLLSDISMIHRLMLSWNIRADRLPANFDPELALPALSMHLLPSVFIGLILAGLFAATMSTADSQILSSGAALTQDIAPGMGASRFKTKAGTLIVTVFALGFSLSGPQSVFSLVTITWSALGAGLGPLIILRSLDRPVNRFVSLAMMASGITTVLLWRHVFHLSDHVYEILPAMAAGFLCYGTSLALQAWRGNKI from the coding sequence ATGACAATTGTTATAACGACCTTTCTCATATTTCTTCTCGCATTTATCCTTATAGGCATCGCTTCAACATATAAAAGCAAAAAAACAACCGAAGATTATCTCATAGCCAGCAGGAACATTCACCCCGTACTGGCAAGCCTCTCTGCTGCCGCAACAAACACCAGCGGATACATGTTCATAGGTCTCATCGGCTTTACCTATCACTACGGTCTCTCTTCAATCTGGGTGACCATAGGCTGGATCTGCGGCGATTACATAATGTGGCACCTTGTTTACAGAAAACTGAGAGAACGCAGCGAGTCCCTGCAGACGCAAACAGTCCCGGGTTTCATCGGAAGCACCGTAAAGGGAATCGACAGCGTGATCGTCACTGCAGCGGGACTGATAACCCTGGTGCTGCTTGCAGTATACGCGTCGGCTCAGCTCAAGGCCGGGAGTAAGGCACTGTATGTCCTCTTCGGCTGGGACTATTCTACCGGCGCAATTATCGGATCGGTCATTGTCCTAATCTACTGCATTGCCGGCGGCATCCGGGCCTCTATCTGGACCGACGCGGCACAGGCCATTGTGATGATAATCTCCATGAGCATTCTTCTCGGTACAGCCATGGGCGCAGTTGGCGGTCCCCTTTCACTTTACAATGCACTGCTTAAGATAGATCCCGCTCTTGTTACTCTGTTCCCGGGAAACCTTAAATTCGGACCGGGACTCTATGTGCTGGGCTGGTTCGCTGCGGGCATCGGTGTTGTTGGACAACCGCACATGCAGATACGGACCATGAGTATTCGTTCTCCCCGACATATAAAAAGGGCACGAAGGACCTACTTCGCATGGTATATACCTTTTTCCGCGGCAGCCGTGGGAGTGGGACTCTATTCGAGGGTGCTGCTTTCCGATATAAGCATGATTCACCGCCTCATGCTGTCCTGGAATATCCGCGCAGATCGACTTCCGGCTAACTTCGATCCGGAACTGGCTTTGCCCGCTCTTTCCATGCATCTTCTGCCGTCGGTCTTCATAGGGCTTATCCTGGCAGGCCTTTTTGCGGCCACCATGTCCACTGCCGACTCCCAGATCCTTTCAAGCGGAGCCGCACTGACCCAGGATATTGCCCCCGGCATGGGAGCCTCGCGATTCAAGACAAAGGCCGGTACTTTGATTGTCACCGTATTCGCCCTGGGTTTCAGTCTTTCCGGGCCTCAGAGCGTCTTTTCACTTGTCACTATAACATGGTCGGCCCTGGGAGCGGGACTCGGTCCCCTCATCATCCTCAGGTCCCTCGACAGACCCGTGAATCGTTTCGTTTCCCTGGCCATGATGGCATCGGGAATTACGACTGTTCTTCTCTGGCGCCATGTCTTCCATTTAAGCGACCACGTATATGAGATACTTCCAGCCATGGCGGCGGGTTTTTTATGTTATGGAACCTCACTCGCCTTGCAAGCATGGAGAGGAAATAAAATTTGA
- a CDS encoding nitroreductase, with amino-acid sequence MNMELMEAIYNRRSVRRFTDYEVSDGELREMLEAARYAPSWANTQSWRFVVIRDRNIIKEITNTYSETNPARKCSFSATALIAACAETKLVHHRGDEERTNFLQWFMFDLGMAVQNLCLRAHELGLGTVVVGSLDHEKCNSILSVPEGMDAIAIIPVGKPELRDTPKPAPKRKELQEFVWLDTFHEQFKQPE; translated from the coding sequence ATGAATATGGAACTGATGGAAGCGATTTACAACCGACGATCCGTGCGCAGGTTCACCGATTATGAAGTGAGCGACGGCGAGCTGCGGGAGATGCTTGAAGCGGCGCGTTATGCGCCATCATGGGCCAACACCCAGAGCTGGCGGTTCGTGGTCATCCGTGACAGAAACATCATCAAAGAAATAACCAATACCTATTCAGAGACCAATCCGGCGAGGAAATGTTCCTTTTCAGCTACGGCACTAATCGCCGCGTGCGCCGAAACAAAACTTGTCCATCACCGGGGTGATGAAGAGCGCACAAATTTTCTGCAATGGTTCATGTTCGACCTGGGCATGGCCGTTCAGAACCTCTGCCTCAGGGCCCATGAACTGGGACTGGGCACAGTCGTTGTTGGATCACTCGATCACGAGAAGTGCAACAGTATACTCTCAGTGCCCGAGGGAATGGATGCTATCGCCATAATTCCCGTGGGAAAACCTGAACTCCGGGATACACCGAAGCCGGCACCCAAAAGAAAGGAACTGCAGGAATTTGTGTGGCTGGATACCTTTCACGAACAGTTCAAACAGCCGGAATGA
- a CDS encoding CopG family transcriptional regulator: MIRTQIQLTEQQAESLKKYSAEMNVSMAELIRDAIDNLMTTRVVISDADKKKKAMEAAGRFRSGNRDLARDHDWYLAETFE; encoded by the coding sequence ATGATACGCACCCAGATACAACTGACGGAACAACAGGCTGAATCCCTAAAAAAATACAGCGCCGAGATGAATGTATCCATGGCAGAGCTGATTAGGGATGCCATAGACAATCTCATGACCACCCGCGTCGTCATTTCCGATGCGGATAAAAAGAAAAAGGCCATGGAAGCAGCAGGCCGATTCAGGTCCGGGAACCGTGATCTTGCCAGGGACCACGACTGGTATCTGGCGGAAACCTTCGAATAA
- a CDS encoding VapC toxin family PIN domain ribonuclease, with protein sequence MVTFIDTSAFLAVLNSDDEYHLPAKKFWIKSIETDISLITTNYVLVETAALLQARIGLEALEVFHDDVVPLVSIHWIDEAMHNVSMAALLTARRRQLSLVDCASFECMRRRGIRRAFTLDTHFREQGFQCFPDEAPSS encoded by the coding sequence ATGGTCACTTTCATCGACACATCGGCATTTCTGGCGGTCCTGAACTCCGATGATGAATATCATTTACCGGCTAAAAAGTTCTGGATTAAAAGCATTGAGACGGATATCTCCCTTATCACCACTAATTATGTCCTGGTAGAAACAGCGGCGCTGCTCCAGGCGCGGATCGGCCTGGAAGCCCTGGAGGTTTTTCATGATGATGTGGTGCCCCTTGTGTCCATCCACTGGATTGATGAGGCCATGCATAACGTCTCAATGGCGGCCCTTCTCACGGCGCGGCGAAGGCAACTTAGTCTCGTGGACTGCGCCAGTTTTGAATGCATGCGCCGAAGGGGAATCAGGCGGGCCTTCACGCTTGACACTCATTTTCGGGAACAGGGATTTCAGTGCTTTCCTGATGAGGCGCCGTCGTCCTGA
- a CDS encoding two-component system response regulator, with translation MAKTVMIIDDAQSMRQVVSLSLNDAGYTIIEAADGVDALQKLKGDVVDMFICDVNMPNMDGMTFLKTVRSDAEYGDYKFTPFIMLTTEIGEDIKKKGKELGANAWIVKPFKPDQLIDAVKKLMK, from the coding sequence ATGGCCAAAACAGTGATGATTATAGATGATGCCCAGTCCATGCGCCAGGTTGTTTCCCTGTCGCTCAATGATGCCGGTTACACCATTATCGAGGCTGCCGACGGCGTGGATGCCCTGCAGAAGCTGAAGGGAGACGTCGTGGACATGTTTATCTGCGATGTGAATATGCCCAACATGGACGGCATGACTTTTCTGAAAACTGTACGGAGCGATGCTGAGTATGGCGATTATAAATTTACGCCCTTTATCATGCTTACCACGGAGATCGGCGAGGATATTAAAAAAAAGGGAAAGGAACTGGGCGCCAACGCCTGGATCGTAAAGCCCTTCAAGCCGGATCAGCTTATCGATGCCGTGAAAAAACTTATGAAGTGA
- a CDS encoding oxidoreductase — MKVMVTGGTGFIGSHTVKSLVEEGHQVRMLVRSREKAQRVFRELHCEAPEMVDGNILDRASVARCMDTCDALFHAAAMVSMDHSKKDEMLHTNRTGTGHVMDEACRRSLKSIVHVSSITVLFSPSSAPIDERSPVVTTGSAYGRSKADSDILVRKYLGNGNPIRITYPTAVVGPQDPGLSESNYGVMNFLTRGVPLTSTGFQALDVRDLAMIHVRLLEGAGTPGYYPVGGIYKTWRELAVFLESITGRRVHTFQMPGFFLRGAGAVTDLLSRIHPLNVPLTHEGMRYVTQWRKVDSEKTLKTCGTAFRDPASTYGDTIRWLHEHGHISRKHAGMTIQGK, encoded by the coding sequence GTGAAGGTCATGGTCACAGGAGGGACCGGGTTCATCGGTTCCCATACGGTAAAGTCCCTCGTTGAAGAGGGACACCAGGTGCGCATGCTCGTACGCAGCAGGGAAAAGGCACAGCGCGTGTTCCGTGAACTGCATTGCGAGGCTCCGGAAATGGTTGATGGAAACATTCTGGACCGAGCATCCGTGGCGCGATGCATGGATACCTGCGACGCCCTATTCCACGCCGCTGCCATGGTATCCATGGACCATTCAAAGAAAGATGAAATGCTGCACACCAACAGGACGGGTACCGGGCATGTCATGGACGAGGCATGCCGCAGGTCTTTGAAGTCCATAGTCCATGTATCGAGCATCACGGTTCTCTTCAGCCCGTCTTCGGCGCCCATTGATGAGAGGAGCCCTGTAGTCACGACGGGGAGCGCTTACGGACGGTCTAAGGCCGATTCGGATATTCTGGTCCGAAAGTATCTGGGAAACGGAAATCCCATCCGCATTACCTACCCCACGGCGGTCGTGGGGCCCCAGGACCCGGGCCTGAGCGAATCGAACTACGGTGTCATGAACTTTCTCACCAGGGGAGTGCCTCTCACCTCCACGGGTTTCCAGGCCCTGGATGTGCGTGACCTGGCCATGATCCATGTGCGTCTTCTCGAAGGCGCGGGGACACCGGGATATTATCCTGTCGGGGGCATCTACAAGACGTGGCGGGAACTGGCTGTATTTCTTGAATCCATCACAGGCCGCAGGGTTCATACTTTTCAAATGCCAGGATTTTTTCTTCGGGGAGCAGGCGCCGTAACCGACCTGTTGAGCCGCATCCATCCCCTGAATGTTCCCCTGACCCATGAAGGGATGAGGTATGTCACACAGTGGCGGAAAGTGGACAGTGAAAAAACACTTAAAACATGCGGAACAGCCTTCCGTGACCCTGCGTCCACTTATGGCGATACCATACGCTGGCTACATGAGCACGGCCATATTTCCAGAAAACATGCGGGAATGACAATACAGGGGAAATGA
- a CDS encoding 4Fe-4S ferredoxin, with product MNDEIYHRLRELLDTIPNGYPATEDGLEIKILKKIFTEEEADITLKLKLDFETPEAIAARTGMDTAYLTDKLQEMQNKGQIFGAKIGSVHLYKLLPFVFGIYEFQLNRLDRELAEMCEDYMRHIFGREFFTHNPPLLKVLPIEEDVPDRSSIEPYESLTAIIENAKAWAVGDCICKKEKAILGHRCDKPMEVCMGVAPIDNYFNDYFWGRPISKQEAFAILKKAEEAGLVHMTNNFKNGQFAICNCCACCCGVLRGMHELGSLNATAFSSYLAVVDESLCTACGMCLDRCQAGAITVDAEAVINERCIGCGLCVSTCPTGAITMKKREAAEILNVPKNEKEWMEQRENSRHGDHAYKNLFRTK from the coding sequence ATGAACGACGAAATTTACCACCGCCTGAGAGAACTCCTGGACACCATACCAAACGGATATCCCGCCACGGAAGACGGGCTGGAAATAAAAATACTGAAAAAAATATTCACGGAAGAAGAGGCCGATATAACTCTGAAACTGAAGCTCGATTTCGAGACCCCCGAAGCCATTGCGGCCCGCACCGGCATGGACACGGCCTATCTCACGGACAAACTCCAGGAAATGCAGAACAAGGGACAGATCTTCGGCGCGAAAATCGGATCGGTTCACCTCTACAAGCTTCTTCCCTTTGTCTTCGGAATCTACGAATTCCAGCTCAACCGCCTCGACCGGGAACTGGCGGAAATGTGCGAAGACTATATGAGGCATATCTTCGGCAGGGAGTTTTTCACCCACAATCCCCCCCTTCTGAAAGTTCTTCCCATTGAAGAAGATGTCCCGGACCGCTCATCCATCGAGCCCTATGAAAGCCTCACGGCCATCATCGAGAACGCCAAAGCCTGGGCCGTGGGCGACTGCATCTGCAAAAAGGAAAAAGCCATCCTGGGCCATCGCTGTGACAAACCCATGGAGGTCTGCATGGGTGTCGCGCCTATCGATAATTATTTCAATGATTATTTCTGGGGACGCCCCATCTCTAAACAGGAGGCCTTTGCCATTCTTAAAAAGGCTGAAGAGGCGGGCCTGGTTCACATGACCAATAACTTTAAAAACGGCCAGTTTGCCATCTGCAACTGCTGCGCCTGTTGCTGCGGCGTTCTGCGCGGCATGCATGAACTGGGTTCATTGAATGCCACGGCATTTTCCAGTTACCTTGCCGTCGTCGATGAATCCCTGTGCACGGCATGCGGCATGTGCCTGGACCGCTGCCAGGCCGGGGCCATAACCGTTGATGCCGAAGCAGTTATAAACGAGCGGTGCATAGGCTGCGGTCTCTGCGTATCCACCTGCCCCACGGGAGCCATTACAATGAAGAAACGGGAGGCTGCTGAAATTCTCAATGTTCCCAAAAACGAGAAGGAATGGATGGAACAGAGGGAAAACTCCCGGCACGGCGACCACGCCTACAAAAACCTGTTCCGGACAAAATAA
- a CDS encoding RimJ/RimL family protein N-acetyltransferase, translating into MELKTKDILLKPLMRTDTHELFSLIEECRNYLRPWLFWVDATRSPEDIQSALDRITNPIEQPLGIFHRNKLAGLISVKHFDEANFSCEIGYWLAEKYQGNSIMFSACKMLINYLFRESAVNRIEIGVATNNHRSRNIPEKLGFFEEGIKRCAVYINDGFQDYVIYSLLKKDWNSRT; encoded by the coding sequence ATGGAATTGAAAACAAAAGACATTTTACTAAAACCCCTCATGCGTACCGATACGCATGAGTTATTCAGCCTGATCGAGGAATGCAGGAACTACCTGCGTCCCTGGCTGTTCTGGGTGGATGCAACGAGAAGCCCCGAAGACATTCAAAGCGCTCTTGACAGAATCACCAACCCAATAGAACAGCCCCTGGGGATATTCCACAGGAACAAACTGGCGGGACTTATTTCTGTAAAACATTTTGATGAAGCAAATTTTTCCTGCGAGATCGGTTACTGGCTCGCTGAAAAGTACCAGGGTAACAGCATCATGTTCAGCGCCTGCAAAATGCTGATCAATTACCTGTTCAGGGAAAGCGCCGTAAACAGGATTGAAATCGGCGTCGCTACGAACAATCACCGCAGCAGGAACATACCGGAGAAGCTGGGATTTTTCGAGGAAGGAATTAAAAGATGCGCCGTGTACATCAATGACGGCTTCCAGGATTATGTGATTTATTCATTGTTAAAGAAAGACTGGAATAGCCGCACATAA
- a CDS encoding MacB family efflux pump subunit yields the protein MTPLIELKNITKIYQMGDTEVAAVNGVSLAIESGEFVAIMGASGSGKSTLLHLLGFLDTPTSGSYAIMGHDVTGLDEDKLSILRNHIAGFIFQQFQLLPRLSAAGNVMLPTLYAGKRDMAEKTDEKLQWVGMGHRVDHYPNELSGGEQQRVAIARSMVNEPVILFADEPTGNLDTKSESEIIDILEKLNDNGKTIVMVTHEEDVARRAKRIIRMKDGVIISDKRNNKTHTASPDAGDTDKINGALKITSASFGRAEFMDYIRQAALSLVSHKMRSLLSMLGILIGVAAVISMVAIGEGAKASITESLNKLGTNILTVHPGFRRSGGVSLQQGEGSRLSIADADSFLEIEGIKKVSPAVNSRAQVVYGAKNSNTLIMGTGVDYAVMKASVPVTGRFFTEMENRSRKKVAVIGATVLKNIFGEEYPIGKKIKINKIGFTVIGILPAKGATMMRDQDDIIIIPIKTAMYRLSGKTYIDDIHVEIASPENAESVKEILMSTLKTRHKVLPGQESLFEVRDFSEMRKAMMSTATTMSLLLGTVAAISLIVGGVGVMNIMLVSVKERTREIGLRKAIGGRRKDILYQFLIEAVIMTFTGGVAGIILGVSISLLFSLIAGWAVKISIMAVLGAVFFSICIGIGFGIWPATQASRLNPIEALRYE from the coding sequence ATGACCCCCCTTATTGAGCTTAAAAACATCACAAAAATTTATCAAATGGGCGACACCGAGGTAGCAGCGGTCAACGGCGTCTCACTTGCCATTGAATCCGGTGAGTTCGTCGCCATCATGGGAGCATCCGGTTCAGGGAAATCGACGCTGCTCCACCTCCTGGGTTTTCTTGATACCCCCACATCGGGCTCTTATGCCATAATGGGACATGATGTGACAGGCCTCGATGAAGACAAGCTTTCCATCCTGAGAAATCATATAGCCGGCTTTATATTCCAGCAGTTTCAGCTCCTTCCCCGGTTATCAGCAGCGGGTAATGTCATGCTCCCCACGCTCTACGCCGGAAAGCGAGACATGGCAGAAAAGACCGATGAAAAACTGCAATGGGTCGGAATGGGTCACCGTGTCGATCACTACCCGAATGAACTCTCGGGGGGCGAGCAGCAAAGGGTAGCCATAGCCCGATCAATGGTGAACGAGCCCGTGATACTCTTCGCCGACGAACCAACGGGAAACCTGGATACGAAAAGTGAAAGTGAAATAATAGACATTCTGGAAAAGCTGAACGACAATGGAAAAACAATTGTGATGGTCACGCACGAGGAGGATGTTGCACGGCGGGCAAAACGCATCATACGGATGAAAGACGGCGTAATTATTTCAGATAAAAGAAACAACAAGACTCATACGGCATCTCCCGACGCCGGAGATACAGACAAAATAAACGGAGCTCTGAAAATTACATCGGCCTCGTTCGGACGGGCCGAATTCATGGATTATATCCGCCAGGCCGCGCTCTCCCTGGTTTCCCATAAAATGAGGTCCCTGCTTTCCATGCTGGGCATACTGATAGGAGTCGCTGCCGTGATCTCCATGGTGGCCATTGGAGAAGGAGCAAAAGCATCTATTACGGAAAGCCTCAACAAGCTGGGCACCAACATACTCACGGTTCACCCCGGTTTCAGACGGTCGGGAGGTGTGTCTCTCCAGCAGGGAGAAGGGAGCCGTTTAAGCATCGCTGATGCCGATTCATTTCTCGAAATCGAAGGAATAAAAAAAGTATCCCCGGCGGTAAACAGCCGGGCCCAGGTCGTTTACGGGGCAAAAAACAGCAACACCCTCATAATGGGCACCGGAGTCGATTACGCCGTGATGAAGGCATCGGTTCCCGTGACGGGACGTTTTTTCACCGAGATGGAAAACCGGTCCAGGAAAAAAGTCGCAGTCATCGGCGCCACGGTTTTAAAAAATATTTTCGGCGAAGAATATCCCATCGGGAAAAAAATAAAAATAAATAAAATCGGTTTTACCGTCATCGGCATCCTCCCCGCCAAGGGGGCAACCATGATGCGGGACCAGGACGATATCATTATCATTCCCATAAAAACAGCCATGTACCGGCTTTCGGGTAAAACCTACATTGACGATATACATGTTGAAATTGCATCCCCTGAAAACGCCGAATCTGTAAAGGAAATCCTTATGAGCACATTAAAAACAAGGCATAAAGTTCTTCCCGGACAGGAAAGCCTCTTTGAAGTCAGGGATTTTTCCGAAATGAGAAAGGCCATGATGAGCACCGCCACCACCATGAGCCTCCTGCTCGGAACGGTTGCAGCCATATCCCTCATCGTGGGAGGTGTGGGCGTGATGAATATCATGCTCGTATCGGTAAAGGAACGGACGCGGGAGATAGGACTTCGCAAGGCCATCGGCGGGCGCCGAAAGGATATCCTCTACCAGTTTCTCATCGAGGCGGTAATAATGACATTCACGGGAGGCGTGGCCGGGATCATACTGGGAGTTTCCATATCACTGCTTTTTTCCCTCATAGCAGGATGGGCCGTAAAAATTTCTATCATGGCGGTGCTGGGAGCCGTATTCTTTTCGATTTGCATCGGCATCGGTTTCGGAATCTGGCCGGCAACCCAGGCATCCAGGCTCAATCCCATCGAGGCCCTGCGATACGAATAA
- a CDS encoding RND transporter — protein sequence MPKHNGSMQREAPWIMKIKNKPALFIITLMCVGGFFIIKTACTKNSDVAMKEIKPFSGDIKLTVSTTGTVLPKNRLEIKPSVAGRIEEIRVKEGDSVYKGRILAIMSSTDRAALIDAARLQGAAALAYWQDAYKPIPIIAPINGTVIVRSIEPGQTVTTTDAILVISDRLIVKAQVDETDIGKVVEGQSAYISLDSHPEVPVKGKVTHIYYESETVNNVTIYNVVITPDSVPAEFRSGMSASIEITEKEINNALLIPQDVIIQEGSRSFVLVKKEGSKQPEKRPITTGIADDQNIEVTEGLSSADTVMVPVRSYTPEKASDATNPFMPKRPGATKK from the coding sequence ATGCCGAAGCACAATGGATCTATGCAACGGGAGGCTCCCTGGATTATGAAAATAAAAAATAAACCGGCACTTTTCATCATCACTTTAATGTGCGTCGGCGGGTTTTTCATCATTAAAACCGCGTGTACAAAAAATTCCGATGTCGCCATGAAAGAGATCAAACCTTTTTCCGGCGATATCAAGCTGACGGTTTCAACAACGGGAACGGTACTTCCGAAAAACAGGCTGGAAATCAAACCGTCCGTGGCCGGCCGTATTGAAGAGATTCGCGTAAAAGAGGGAGACAGCGTATACAAAGGCCGAATTCTCGCCATCATGAGTTCAACCGACAGGGCCGCACTCATAGACGCAGCCCGTCTCCAGGGAGCCGCGGCCCTTGCCTACTGGCAGGACGCTTATAAACCAATCCCCATCATTGCCCCGATAAATGGGACGGTCATAGTCCGTTCCATTGAACCGGGACAGACCGTGACCACTACTGACGCAATCCTGGTCATTTCCGACCGGCTTATCGTCAAGGCGCAGGTGGATGAGACGGACATAGGGAAGGTCGTGGAGGGCCAATCGGCATATATTTCACTCGATTCCCATCCCGAAGTGCCGGTTAAAGGAAAGGTCACCCATATATATTACGAATCGGAGACCGTGAACAATGTGACGATCTATAATGTGGTGATAACACCCGACAGCGTTCCCGCCGAATTCAGGTCCGGCATGAGTGCGAGCATAGAAATAACGGAAAAAGAAATAAACAATGCGCTCCTGATTCCCCAGGATGTGATCATCCAGGAGGGTAGCCGGAGCTTCGTCCTCGTCAAAAAAGAAGGCTCAAAACAGCCGGAAAAACGCCCTATCACCACGGGAATCGCCGATGATCAGAACATCGAAGTCACGGAAGGACTGAGCTCGGCCGACACTGTCATGGTCCCGGTGCGCAGTTATACACCGGAAAAAGCGTCGGACGCTACCAATCCCTTCATGCCCAAGCGGCCCGGAGCGACAAAGAAATGA